From a region of the Synechococcus sp. RS9916 genome:
- a CDS encoding DCC1-like thiol-disulfide oxidoreductase family protein, whose amino-acid sequence MTLTLIYDGECPFCQAFALRSELAAGVPDLSIVDGRQAPELRRQLLDQGLSLRNGAMLIDGDQVWHGSAAIAELSSRMQPSDALLKVLHRMFRHRGRAAFFYPALLLARRIALALKGLSPDPDS is encoded by the coding sequence ATGACACTCACACTCATCTACGACGGTGAATGTCCGTTCTGTCAGGCCTTCGCCTTGCGCAGTGAGCTGGCAGCGGGTGTTCCGGATTTGTCGATCGTGGATGGTCGTCAAGCACCAGAGTTGCGGCGCCAGCTTCTCGATCAGGGGCTGAGCCTCAGAAACGGCGCCATGCTCATTGATGGTGATCAGGTTTGGCATGGCAGCGCAGCCATTGCCGAACTCAGCAGCCGGATGCAGCCAAGTGATGCGCTGTTGAAGGTTCTGCACCGGATGTTCCGCCACCGTGGCCGCGCTGCTTTCTTTTATCCCGCGCTTCTGCTGGCAAGGCGTATCGCCTTGGCGCTGAAAGGATTGAGTCCCGATCCGGATTCCTGA
- a CDS encoding DUF3828 domain-containing protein, with amino-acid sequence MLDLLAATLLATGGASSAQADGCPQGVLEQLNGLYAWQVARQDAPGRGDLVAQRPRFTAALFDQLKQAWDLDPRTDGAYLGFDVFSGTQMATYGAQVRRCQTQTPDQIAAEVSVAWGRGGQPAPTPSLLEYRMVRENGRWRISEITYRSAEEPYTLSSSLANILQAASRSSP; translated from the coding sequence GTGCTTGATCTTTTGGCGGCCACGCTTCTTGCCACGGGTGGGGCGTCTTCGGCGCAGGCTGATGGGTGCCCGCAAGGGGTGCTGGAGCAGCTCAATGGGTTGTATGCATGGCAAGTGGCTCGTCAGGATGCCCCTGGCCGTGGGGATCTGGTTGCGCAAAGGCCGCGGTTCACCGCTGCCCTCTTTGATCAGCTGAAACAAGCCTGGGATCTGGATCCACGCACCGATGGTGCGTATCTCGGTTTTGATGTGTTCAGCGGAACGCAGATGGCCACCTATGGCGCTCAAGTGCGTCGCTGTCAGACCCAGACCCCTGATCAGATCGCCGCAGAGGTGTCCGTTGCATGGGGTCGCGGTGGTCAGCCGGCACCCACACCCTCGCTCCTGGAGTACCGCATGGTGCGTGAGAACGGTCGTTGGCGGATCTCGGAGATCACCTATCGCTCCGCTGAAGAGCCCTACACCCTCTCCAGCAGTCTCGCCAACATCCTTCAAGCGGCATCGCGCTCCTCTCCCTAA
- a CDS encoding Nif11 family protein translates to MSMKQLETFLAKAHSNDSIRSEVEACGQDNTCVAKVGLRHGHKFSPANLTRWQREHH, encoded by the coding sequence ATGTCGATGAAGCAACTGGAGACGTTCCTGGCCAAAGCACACAGCAATGATTCGATCCGCAGCGAAGTGGAGGCCTGCGGACAAGACAACACCTGTGTTGCCAAGGTTGGCCTACGTCATGGCCACAAGTTCTCCCCCGCCAACCTCACCCGTTGGCAGCGGGAGCATCACTGA